One Stenotrophomonas maltophilia R551-3 genomic window, GGCCTTCGGCAATCACGAAGCCCTGGCCATCGTCATCGCTGGGTGCATGCATCGCCATCATCGTGACCTCCACCTGCAGCGGGCATTCGGCAATCGTTGCCGGTGCCACCTGCGCTGAGGGCATGGCACTGAACCCGGCTAGCGCGAACTTGTCGCGCACATGCACATAGCCCATGGCCTGCTTGGCTTCGGGCACCGGATCGCGCCCGGTCGCACGCGCAATGGCTTCCACCTGCTCGGCTTGTGTGGCTGCAGGGAAGTTGAGCACGCACTCGTTGCGCAACTGCAGGTTGCGGTAGCCCTGGCCCTGCGTTCCCAGGCCCAGCACGACCCGGTTGCCCAGCGCCCAGAACGAAGACAACGGGCTGATGTTGCTTCTGCCATCGGGATTGAGCGTGGTCATCAGCACCACCGGGGTGCCCGGGTACATGACGGTCGGGGCGATGCGCCGGCGCGGGAAGGAAGGGATCGTCACTGCGGGTCTCACGATTGCGGGACGGCCACTGTGCGGGGTAGCTGCCGGTGGATGCTTCGGCCCGCATCGAACTGTCCGCGTGCCACTGCATGCCACAATGCCGGCATGGTCCATACCTCCGGTTCCCTTGTCAGTGTCGGTGCCCTGGTTGGCGACCAGGCACGCGCGGCCATGCTGCTGCAGCTGATGGATGGGCGGGCCTACACGGCGATGGAGCTGGCCCGCGTGGCAGGAGTGACGCCGCAGACGGCGAGCTCACACCTGCGCAGGTTGGTCGAGGGCGATCTGCTGGTGGCCGTCGCGCAGGGGCGCCATCGCTACCATCGGCTGGCCTCGCACGAGGTTGCCGACATGCTGGAGGGCATCCTGCGCGTTGCCGACCGCACGCCGTCCTGCACCGCTGCGGCATCACGCAGCATGCCGGCGCTGCGCAAGGCGCGCTCCTGCTACCGGCATCTGGCCGGCGTGCATGCGGTGGCCATCGCCGATCATCTGTTGCAGGTGGGGCATGTGCTTCCGTGCGAGGGGCATTGGCAGGTGAGCGCGGGTGGTGCCGACTTCCTGCGAGGGCTTGGCCAGCCGCTGGCCGATGTGTTTCAGCAGCCGCTGGCGGTCAAGCCGGCCCGCTACTGCCGGGGATGCCTGGACTGCACCGAGCGGCGCCCACACCTGGCGGGCGTGGTCGGCGAGGCGATGCTGGACAGCTTCGTGAAGAACGATTGGCTGCGGCGCGTCGAGGCACGGCGAGAGCTGCAGTTGACACCGCCCGGGCGCGAGGCCTTCTGGAGGTTGTTCGGTCTGGCGACCTGAGTCGCGCGATCAATCTCATCCGCCCGCGACATGGCAAGGCGCTATGGTCGAGGTCCAAGCCTCAGGGAGCAGCAATGTCGAGCAGGGACAAGATGGATCGCGGCATGCAGGCAGCAGGCCGACAATGAACAAATCTACTGCGGAAGTCCGCTGGCTGACGTTCCGGTTGATGAACGGCCAGTCGATCGGGCCGGATCAACTGAAGGATGGCTGGGTGACCGCTTCGGAAACCCGCCATTGTGGTGTGCGTCGCGAGTCCATTGAAGGCGCGGGCATGGTCTATGCGCTGTATGGGCCTGCCAACCTGGCCTCACCGCGACGCGCGGAAATGCGCATGCGCGAGTTTCTGATGAGCTCCGGCTACACCTTCACCATGGGCACGCTGGGCGGCTGACGCCGCCCGTCATCGTGGTCACGGACGTACCGTCAATGCCTGGGCGAGCGTCCCGATCGGGCCGCGCGCATCGTGCAGCACCGTGCTGGTCAGGCCCAGGCCCTGGCGGCCGAACGACACCGAGGTGTCAAAACCCAGCCACTCGCCTTCGGGCATGCCGAACAGGTGCGCGGTCAGGTCGAGGTTGGGGAAGGCGATTTCCTTGGGATCGGCGCGCACGGCCATGCCATTGGACAGATCGAACAGGGTGGCTGCACGGGCCAGCGGACTGACCGGTTCGCCGTCCAGCAGTGCGTGCTTTGCGCGCGCCCAGTAGCTGGCGCGTCCAGGCCCTTGGTCGTGTCGGCGGATCTCTACGCTTTGGATGAATCCCCCTGGCCAGACCGTGCCCGGATCCCACGCCGGCATCGACTCCGGTGGTGCAATGGTTGCTAGCGGTGTGCCGGCGATGGTCTCGGTATCGTTCGGACGCATCAGCCAGGCGCGCACGCGCAGTGCCGGCCGGCCGCCATGCTGCAGCGTGGCTTCGACCAGCTCGATGGTGCGACCGCTGCGCAGTACCTGCACGACGGCTTCCATCGCTTCGATAGGGATGGTGCCGAGAATGTCGTAGGACAGGCGCGCGATCAGGAAGCCGTGGCCACGTGCGGTGGCATCGCGCTCCAGATGATGCGCCAACAGGCCGATCGCAGGCGCGATATGTTGTTCGCGGATGTTCCAGGCGCCGCCGGTATGTTCGGTCGGCAGGTAGCGGGTGTCGCTGAGTCGTTCGAAGAAGGCCATCGTGCGCGTTGCTTCAGCAGGAAGGGAGGCGGCAGGTGCTGCACCGGTCCTTGCATCGTAAGCGTTTGGCAACGTGGCGGGCTGAGCCGGCTCCCGCAGGAGCCGGCCGGACGCCGGTCAGGGAGACGGGCAGTCCATTTCGCGGCACATCTTGTACTCGGCCAGACACTGCTCAGAGGTCTTGCCCAGCGGTCCATGTGACGTGCGCAGGCACTGCTCGTACTTCAGCGTGCAGAACTCGCAGGATCCTGCTGCGAAGGCCAGGCCGGTCACGGCCATGCCAAGGAACATCATGGTCTTCAAGGTCGTCTTGATCATCACGTCAGTCCTTTGTTCGCCCTTCATTGGGCCAGGCCACCATAGCAGTCCTCATGGCACGCCCCTGATGCGCTGCGGCACGCGATGGGCTCAGTGCTGCACCGCCTTCAAGGCCTCGACCACCTGCGCCTCAGAGAAGCCACAGTGACCTTCGCCCGCCGGCTGCAACACCCGTGGCCGTGGCCGTGCGCCGGCCCGTGCCGCCAACTGCGGGTACACCGCCTGCATGTGCGGCACGATGGTCGGGTCATTGTGGTTGAACTGGATCACCAGCGGTCGCTTCAATGCGCCGGTCAATGCCAGCGTGTTGCGAACGTGCGCCTGCGCCGCAGGCGCGGCAGCGATACGCTGCACGCCGGCGTTGAACGCGGCGTCGTCGCCGAAGCCGCTGTAGATCACGTCGATGTTGCCGACCGGCATGCCGTCGCTGCGCGTGACCAGTTCGTGCAGGACCAGCGCGTGCAGGCTGATCGTGCCGGCCAGTACATCAGGGGAGACCTGCAGCCGCCGCGCCAGCAATGCGGCGTGCGACGGATCGTGCTGCAGTGCAGTGGCAATGCCCTGGTACAACTCGCCCTGCGGCAGCGCCGCCGCCTCGCGCGATACCAGTCCTGCGCCCTGCAGGCCCTCGGCCTTGGGAAAGAAGTAATCGAACGCGACCAGTGTAGTCAGCAGTTCGGTCGCGATCTGTTCGCCACTGAGATTGGCGCCGCAGAGCGAAACACCGCCCGTGTAGTGCTGCGGGAAGCGTTCAAGGGTACTGATGGCGACAGTACCCCCCATCGAGAATCCGAGCATCCAGGTGTGGCGTACATGCTTGAGTTCAATCAGGGCATGTTGGCGCAGGTGTTCCATGTCGGTGATCGCATCGGCCACCGCCCAGCCCTGGCTTGCATAGGCACTCTGCGCGACCGCGTAGCCCGCAGCCAACAGTGGCGCGGTGCTGTCATTGGCGGCCATCGGCGTAGTGCGAGGCACACCCACCGGTTCGTAGCCATGGGCCAGCATCACCAGGTCGCCGTTCCAGGCTGCCGGCACATCCAGCCGCCAGGGCGCGCCCTGCAGCTCGCCACTGAGCGTGCGTGCCGCCGTGGGCGGTGCACCCAGCAAGACCGTCGATGGCAACAGCAGGCCGAGGGCGAGGGCACATCGAAGCAAGGGGCGCATCGGGGTCGTTCCATGCAGGAATGGCGCCGAGCATAGATGCCAGCGAAACGTTGCGCGCGCTGCACTGCCGCAGGCATTGCCGGTCGACCGTGCTGCGCTCTACGCTGGCGACATGGTCCTGCACACTTCCGCGTCGATTATCCGCATTCCCCTCGGGAAGACGGGATAGCGCGCGGTCGTCACGGCCATGCAACCCGCCCGGGAAGGCGGGCTGCGCACAGCTCTCTCTCCCGGATATTGGAAACCAGCCTGGAGAGCGTAGATGCACCATCCTTCATCGATCGGCGATGCCCCGATCCTGCACCTGATGTGCGGCAAGATCGGCGCCGGCAAATCCACCTTGTCGCAGCAGTTGGCTGCACAGCCACGCAGCGTGCTGATCAGCGAAGACGCGTGGCTGGCGGCGCTGTATCCCGACCAGATCCATTCCATCGCCGATTACCTGCAGTGCGCGGCAGCCCTGCGCGACGTGCTGACGCAGCATGTACGCGCGATCCTGAAGGCAGGTGTTTCGGTCGTGCTCGATTTTCCGTTCAATACGCCGGCCAGCCGTGAATGGGGCCGCGAATTATTCGACTCGGCCGGCGTTGCCCATCAGCTCCATTTTCTCGACGTTCCCGACCCCATCTGCAAGGCGCGGCTGCGCGCACGCAACGCACGCGGTGAACACCCATTCCAGGCCAGCGACGAAGCGTTCGAGCAGATCACCCGCCACTTCGTGGCGCCTGCGGCGACGGAGGGCTTCGTGGTGATCCGCCATTTGCAGGATGGGTGAGAGTCCGGGGCGGACAGCGCTCAATTGTCCATCACAGGGGCGATTCCGATACGATCTGACGTATTGAACCCTTTCTGCTTGATCCGGAGTGCCGTCATGGTCGACCGTCTCGCCATTCTGCTTGAGCGCTTTTCGGTCACCGCTTCGGTGTTCCATGCGGGTGCGCTGTGCGGCATCAACAGCCTGGAGAGTGAAGATGAGGCCGGCCAGCTGCATCTGGTGCGGCGCGGGCCGGTGCAGGTCAGCCACGGCCAGCAGACCGTGCAGGTCGAAGTGCCGAGCCTGCTGCTGTATCCGCGACCGACGCCGCACCGCTTCAGCACCGACCCACAGCATGGCGCCGACATGGCCTGCGCCAACCTGCACTTCGAAGGGGGCCGGCTGAATCCGATCAGCGCCGCGCTGCCCGATTTCATCTGCCTGCCCTTGGCGGATCTGTATGGCGGCCACGCGGCGCTGGAACTGCTGTTCGAAGAGGCCTTCGAGCAGCGTTGTGGCCGTGCGGCCATGGTCAACCGCCTGTTCGAGGTGGTGATGATCCAGGTGCTGCGCCAGCTGATGGAAGGTGGCGAGATGCGCGGTGGCCTGTTTGCCGGGCTCGGGCATCCGCGGCTGCGGCTGGCGCTGGTGGCCATGCACGAATCACCGGCACAGGCGTGGACGCTGGAAGATCTGGCCGACGTCGCCGGGATGTCGCGCAGTGTGTTCGCGGCCAGTTTCCGCGAGGCCATGGGAACCACTCCAGGCCAGTACCTGCAGGGCTGGCGGGTGGGCCTGGCGCAGCAGGCACTACGCCAGGGTAGGCCGCTGAAGCGGATTGCCGACGACGTGGGCTATGGCAGCGAAGCGGCGTTGTCGCGCGCGTTCAAGGCGCACACCGGGCAGTCGCCACGGCAGTGGCGCGGGCAGGCCCGTGCCACTGCGGCCTGAGCTTCAGCCCAGCACCAGCCGGGCCAGCTTCATCCCGCCGAACAGGCCGGCCAGGCCCAGTGCCACCGAGCCGCCGGCATACAACGCCGCCAGTCCGTGCTGGCCCCGCTGCAGCAGCAGGCCGATTTCCAGCGCGTAGGTGGAAAATGTGGTGTAGCCGCCGAGGATGCCGGTGGCCAGCAGCAGGCGAAGCTGCGGTGAGGCGCCATTGCGCATCGCG contains:
- a CDS encoding AAA family ATPase, whose translation is MHHPSSIGDAPILHLMCGKIGAGKSTLSQQLAAQPRSVLISEDAWLAALYPDQIHSIADYLQCAAALRDVLTQHVRAILKAGVSVVLDFPFNTPASREWGRELFDSAGVAHQLHFLDVPDPICKARLRARNARGEHPFQASDEAFEQITRHFVAPAATEGFVVIRHLQDG
- a CDS encoding alpha/beta hydrolase family protein, translating into MRPLLRCALALGLLLPSTVLLGAPPTAARTLSGELQGAPWRLDVPAAWNGDLVMLAHGYEPVGVPRTTPMAANDSTAPLLAAGYAVAQSAYASQGWAVADAITDMEHLRQHALIELKHVRHTWMLGFSMGGTVAISTLERFPQHYTGGVSLCGANLSGEQIATELLTTLVAFDYFFPKAEGLQGAGLVSREAAALPQGELYQGIATALQHDPSHAALLARRLQVSPDVLAGTISLHALVLHELVTRSDGMPVGNIDVIYSGFGDDAAFNAGVQRIAAAPAAQAHVRNTLALTGALKRPLVIQFNHNDPTIVPHMQAVYPQLAARAGARPRPRVLQPAGEGHCGFSEAQVVEALKAVQH
- a CDS encoding AraC family transcriptional regulator; amino-acid sequence: MVDRLAILLERFSVTASVFHAGALCGINSLESEDEAGQLHLVRRGPVQVSHGQQTVQVEVPSLLLYPRPTPHRFSTDPQHGADMACANLHFEGGRLNPISAALPDFICLPLADLYGGHAALELLFEEAFEQRCGRAAMVNRLFEVVMIQVLRQLMEGGEMRGGLFAGLGHPRLRLALVAMHESPAQAWTLEDLADVAGMSRSVFAASFREAMGTTPGQYLQGWRVGLAQQALRQGRPLKRIADDVGYGSEAALSRAFKAHTGQSPRQWRGQARATAA
- a CDS encoding thioesterase family protein; its protein translation is MAFFERLSDTRYLPTEHTGGAWNIREQHIAPAIGLLAHHLERDATARGHGFLIARLSYDILGTIPIEAMEAVVQVLRSGRTIELVEATLQHGGRPALRVRAWLMRPNDTETIAGTPLATIAPPESMPAWDPGTVWPGGFIQSVEIRRHDQGPGRASYWARAKHALLDGEPVSPLARAATLFDLSNGMAVRADPKEIAFPNLDLTAHLFGMPEGEWLGFDTSVSFGRQGLGLTSTVLHDARGPIGTLAQALTVRP
- a CDS encoding ArsR/SmtB family transcription factor, translating into MVHTSGSLVSVGALVGDQARAAMLLQLMDGRAYTAMELARVAGVTPQTASSHLRRLVEGDLLVAVAQGRHRYHRLASHEVADMLEGILRVADRTPSCTAAASRSMPALRKARSCYRHLAGVHAVAIADHLLQVGHVLPCEGHWQVSAGGADFLRGLGQPLADVFQQPLAVKPARYCRGCLDCTERRPHLAGVVGEAMLDSFVKNDWLRRVEARRELQLTPPGREAFWRLFGLAT
- the crcB gene encoding fluoride efflux transporter CrcB → MQALNNYFLVFIGGGLGACLRHACNLIGARVAVGSPWPWSTFLINISGALLMGVVVEVFAMRNGASPQLRLLLATGILGGYTTFSTYALEIGLLLQRGQHGLAALYAGGSVALGLAGLFGGMKLARLVLG
- a CDS encoding flavin reductase family protein yields the protein MTIPSFPRRRIAPTVMYPGTPVVLMTTLNPDGRSNISPLSSFWALGNRVVLGLGTQGQGYRNLQLRNECVLNFPAATQAEQVEAIARATGRDPVPEAKQAMGYVHVRDKFALAGFSAMPSAQVAPATIAECPLQVEVTMMAMHAPSDDDGQGFVIAEGRIRCVHAHEDITIAGSQHIDVTRWKPLIYLFRHYTGVGEPVARNFRAETPALAATSRSVECGPVARI